GCTACCTCTACGTATAGATTTAATCTCTGTACCTTGTAACACAATCCCCGCTTCAATCGTATCTTCTATATTATAATCATGTCTTGCTTTACGGTTTTCAGCTAATGTGCCTGGTGATTTTTTCTTAGCCATTCTGTCTCACCTCTTTGCTGCTTATTTTTTCTTTTTACGTGATTTTTTCTTAACGCTTTTATCTTTATAGAATGGTTTATGCTTCGTGTTACCTTTTTTATCTTGTTGGCGTGCATTTTTACCTTTACGTTGTTTACGCTTATTTTTGCCATTTCCTTTATCATCAGATTTTGATTTATCTAATGATTTACCACGTGTTTTTGCTTGAATGGTCTTACCACGTGCTGGTCGTTGGCTTCTATCATTCTTAGGTAATGGCATTCCGACGATTTGGAAGTCAATCATGCGTTCATCCACATCGACATGTGTCACTTTGACTTTGACAGCATCACCGATACGGAAAACTTTGGCTTGGCGTTCACCAATTAATGCCATTTGACGTTCATCAAATTGATAATAATCATCAGTCATATTTGAAATATGAACCATACCTTCAATGGTATTAGGTAATTCAATGAACATACCAAAATTAGCTACAGAACTAATGATACCTTCGAATTCGTCACCAATGTGTTGAATCATATATTCAGCTTTCTTCAACTCATCTGTATCACGTTCTGCTTCAATCGCACGACGTTCCCGTTGAGATGTGTGTTCAGCAAGTTCTGGTAGTTTATCTTCCCATTTATGTTGTTCCTTTTTATCCATTGTATGTTCAATAAGGTATTTACGAATTAAACGGTGCACCGTTAAATCTGGGTAACGACGTATAGGTGATGTGAAATGTGTGTAATATTCTGCAGATAGACCAAAGTGACCTAAGTTCACATCATCATAATGCGCTTGTTGCATTGAACGTAACATCATGGTTGAGATAACCATTTGTTCTGGTCGTCCTTCAACTTCTTCTTGAATATTTTGAAGCGTTGTCGGATGAATATCTTCACCTGTCCCTTTAATCATAATGCCAAAGTTCGTAATAAAGTCAAAGAACTGTCTCAAGCGTTCTGATTTAGGTTGTTCGTGGACACGATAGATAAATGGTACTTCTAGTTTATTAAAGTGTTCAGCTACGGTTTCATTAGCCGCTAACATGAATGACTCAATTAAACGTTCACCTTCACCACGTTCACGCACTTGTACATCTGTTGGGATACCATCTTCATTAACAAGCACTTTCGCTTCGTTAATGTCGAAATCAATTTCACCACGACGTTTTCTCATATTTACTAAACGGTTAGATAAATCTTGTGCCAAGTCAAGCATTGGTGTGACTTCACTATATTGACGACGTACATCTGGATTCTGTTCAGTAATAATTTGGTTAACAGCATCATAAGTCATTCTGTAGTTAGAATGGATGACACTATCAAAAATGTCATGGTTCACTACTTCACCACGTGCATTGATTTCCATACGACAGCTTAACGTTAAACGATCAACTTCAGGATTTAATGAACAAATACCATTACTTAATCTATGCGGAATCATTGGAATAACTCTGTCTACTAAGTACACACTTGTAGCTCTATCATAAGCTTCTTTATCTAAAGCTGAATCTTCAGTTACATAATAACTTACATCTGCAATACTTACCGTTAATTCCGTATTACCATTTTTTAATTTTTTAACGCTAATGGCGTCATCTAAGTCTTTAGCATCTGCGCCATCAATTGTAATCGTTAATTCGTCTCTTAAATCATGACGTCCTTCGATTTCAGAAGGCTCAATTTCATCAGGAACATCTTCAGCTTCTTTAAGTACATTATCTGGGAATTCTATCTCAATACCATGTTGATAAATGATAGATAAAATATCTACACCAGGATCGTTTTTATGGCCTAGTATAGCTGAAATGTGGCCTTCCGGGTTATCTGTTCCATCAGCATATTTAGTGATTTGCACTAATACTTTATGACCATCTACTGCACCTAAGCTTTGACCCTTAGGAATAAAGATATCCTGCATAATACGTTTATCATCTGGAATGACAAAGCCGAAATGTTTCGCTTCACTATAAGTACCTACTACTTGAGTGACAGAATGTTTTTCGATGGATTTGACTTCACCTTCTGTCTTGCCTTTAAAGTCGCCTCTACCTTTGTGAACTTCTACAATGACGGTATCTCCATCTAAGGCTCTATTGATTTTTGTTGGCGGGATGAAGATGTCATCTACACCCTCTTCTTCTGGTCTTAAGAACGCAAATCCCTTTTTATTCTGACTTAACGTTCCTCTTACTAATTTCGAGTTAGACTTACTAGATTGCTTTCGTTGATATCTATCTGTCTTCGTACGTTCAATTAAACCAGTTTGTTCTAGTTCAACAAGCACCTTTATTAAATCTCTGAATGAGTCGGCACTATTTAAACCTAACGCATCTTGAAAATCTGATACTGACATGGGTTCGTAGTCAGGTTGTTTAATCATTTCTTCGATGGATTGTTTTAAATTCATTATGCCCCTCCTTTCTAATTATCTTGTTTATTTTTATTCTGACCAATCTAATGATTCTAAAAATGCGTAAATATCCTCAAAGACTTGTACTTTTTCTTTATCGATTGTGATTACATGTCCTGAGTTCGCATACCATTTAATATCTTTATCATCAGATTCTACAGTTTCATATATATAATTTGCTGATTGAGGATCAATCATTTTGTCTTGTTCTGCTTGTACAACTAATATTGGGTCCATCACTTCATCTACTTGATCTTTAACGCCTTTCATTGTAGCACTTAATTCTTCAAGTGTTTCAGTTGGATGGAAATGTTCCATTTCTTGATCAATGGTCGCTTGATCTTTACCCTCATATTTCTTGAAATTTCTAGCATATTCTAAAAATCCGTCGTAAATTGTGCTCGATGACTTATCATCCATAGGAGCGCACATAGTTATAATACCCTTAACATCTCTGTTTAAGCTTAATTTTAAAGCAAAAACGCCACCTAATGATAATCCCGCAACTGCAATTTCATCATATCCTTGATCAACTAAATATTGATAGCCATCTAAGACATCTTTAAACCATACGTATGGACTTGATTTTAATATCTCTTCAGGTGGTGCAGCATGGCCCTCATATTGTGGCGCATAAGATGTATAGCCCTTTTTCTGTAAGAAACGGCCTAATTGTCTTACATCTGAAGAATTACCTGTAAATCCATGTAATAACAATACTGCACGCTTGCCCTCTTCGAAAAAGAAAGGCTTAGGTAGTTTAATTTGCATGATGTTCATCCCTCTTCCAAAAGTATTCATAAACCATTTTTATATCAAACGACTTCCCTTTATTACTCAATATCTCTATCATTCATTTTCTCTTTATTATAAATAAAAAAGCCCGACATGAACATCGTCGGACCTTATAAACCAAGATAACTTATGCCAATCATAAGTAAAAAGAATATTACAAATAAAATTATTGTTAATCTATGCAAGAATAAATCGACGCCACGTTGTTTTTGTTTACCAAACAACTGTTCTGCGCCGCCACTGATAGCACCTGAAAGTCCATTACTTTTTCCTTCTTGGAGTAATACAACAGTCACTAATGCAATACAATCTATAATTAATAATACGACGAAAAATGTATGCATAAAAATTGTCCTCCATTCATTATATACGAATCGAATTATAACACATATTCGTATTGTTTATCAATCTTCTATCGATTGAACGTACTTTTACGCTTAATTGATACGACTAACATATATGCTGCTAAAATAAGTGAACCAATCACTACAATTAAAATAGGTAATATGGCGATCACACTTTTAACATCTAGTATCGCATGTACAACCATGTATAAATTGACGAGTGTAAAGAAAGCATTCGAAATATATACTGCAAACATAAACCACCATAAATAAGGATGGCGATTCCAATATGCAATGACACCTGATAAATATGCTAATAAATACATGACACCGTCAAATCTGAAACTGTTTAATACTTGATTCACTGAATTAGTCGTTGTCTTTTGACCTGCTAGTGATAACAATGTTTTAACTGTTGTAGCATCTAACACGA
The DNA window shown above is from Staphylococcus sp. M0911 and carries:
- the rnr gene encoding ribonuclease R; this encodes MNLKQSIEEMIKQPDYEPMSVSDFQDALGLNSADSFRDLIKVLVELEQTGLIERTKTDRYQRKQSSKSNSKLVRGTLSQNKKGFAFLRPEEEGVDDIFIPPTKINRALDGDTVIVEVHKGRGDFKGKTEGEVKSIEKHSVTQVVGTYSEAKHFGFVIPDDKRIMQDIFIPKGQSLGAVDGHKVLVQITKYADGTDNPEGHISAILGHKNDPGVDILSIIYQHGIEIEFPDNVLKEAEDVPDEIEPSEIEGRHDLRDELTITIDGADAKDLDDAISVKKLKNGNTELTVSIADVSYYVTEDSALDKEAYDRATSVYLVDRVIPMIPHRLSNGICSLNPEVDRLTLSCRMEINARGEVVNHDIFDSVIHSNYRMTYDAVNQIITEQNPDVRRQYSEVTPMLDLAQDLSNRLVNMRKRRGEIDFDINEAKVLVNEDGIPTDVQVRERGEGERLIESFMLAANETVAEHFNKLEVPFIYRVHEQPKSERLRQFFDFITNFGIMIKGTGEDIHPTTLQNIQEEVEGRPEQMVISTMMLRSMQQAHYDDVNLGHFGLSAEYYTHFTSPIRRYPDLTVHRLIRKYLIEHTMDKKEQHKWEDKLPELAEHTSQRERRAIEAERDTDELKKAEYMIQHIGDEFEGIISSVANFGMFIELPNTIEGMVHISNMTDDYYQFDERQMALIGERQAKVFRIGDAVKVKVTHVDVDERMIDFQIVGMPLPKNDRSQRPARGKTIQAKTRGKSLDKSKSDDKGNGKNKRKQRKGKNARQQDKKGNTKHKPFYKDKSVKKKSRKKKK
- a CDS encoding carboxylesterase, encoding MQIKLPKPFFFEEGKRAVLLLHGFTGNSSDVRQLGRFLQKKGYTSYAPQYEGHAAPPEEILKSSPYVWFKDVLDGYQYLVDQGYDEIAVAGLSLGGVFALKLSLNRDVKGIITMCAPMDDKSSSTIYDGFLEYARNFKKYEGKDQATIDQEMEHFHPTETLEELSATMKGVKDQVDEVMDPILVVQAEQDKMIDPQSANYIYETVESDDKDIKWYANSGHVITIDKEKVQVFEDIYAFLESLDWSE
- the secG gene encoding preprotein translocase subunit SecG encodes the protein MHTFFVVLLIIDCIALVTVVLLQEGKSNGLSGAISGGAEQLFGKQKQRGVDLFLHRLTIILFVIFFLLMIGISYLGL